In Hyperolius riggenbachi isolate aHypRig1 chromosome 10, aHypRig1.pri, whole genome shotgun sequence, a genomic segment contains:
- the LOC137535215 gene encoding zinc finger protein OZF-like, whose translation MKAGDISIKEEEEEMHVRSDQQSMEEGAVMGTIKEEEQEAYVRGHQQTMEEVDMIKTIKEEEEDVRNHQQSAEEGDMMKTIKEEEEETYVTSDQQCMEEGIMMVIIKEEEEENYVCSNQQSSEEGEMPATIIKDGQNMGSPTEGRLISLSGCCSEERSHNTYVSGRWPKHQTFPCPECDKCFTKKSQLVTHQRAHTGEKPYSCSECGKCFRDKGNYYTHRRIHTGERPFSCSECGKSFIFKSNYLAHQRIHTGERPFSCSECGKTFIQKGHLIAHERSHTNVRCFSCSECGKVFSAKIYLSRHQRVHTGERPFSCSECGKSFTEKRGLLKHQKTHTGERPYVCLECGKGFIDKSALPKHQKIHTGERPFVCSVCGKGFIANADLLTHQRIHTGERPFSCSDCGKCFNHKGALVRHQRIHTGVFPFVCSECGKGFFQKKGLTNHQMTHTV comes from the exons ATGAAGGCGGGTGATATATCAatcaaagaggaagaagaagagatgcatgtgaggagtgatcagcagtctatggaggagggtgctgtgatggggacaattaaagaggaagaacaaGAGGCGTATGTGAGGGGTCATCAACAGACTATGGAGGAGGTCGACATGATaaagacaattaaagaggaagaagaagatgtgAGGAATCATCAGCAGTCTGCAGAGGAGGGTGATATGAtgaagacaattaaagaggaagaagaagagacatatgtgacgaGTGATCAGCAATGTATGGAGGAGGGTATAATGATGGttataattaaagaggaagaagaggagaactATGTGTGCAGTAATCAACAGTCTTCAGAGGAGGGGGAAATGCCTGCAACTATCATCAAAG ATGGACAGAATATGGGGAGCCCCACGGAGGGACGTCTTATCTCCCTTTCAGGATGTTGCAGTGAGGAGAGGTCACATAATACTTATGTTTCTGGGAGATGGCCTAAACATCAAACATTTCCATGTCCTGAATGTGATAAATGTTTTACAAAGAAATCCCAGCTTGTTACCCACCAGAGGGCGCACACCggggagaagccatattcatgttcagagtgtgggaaatgttttcgtgATAAAGGAAATTACTATACACACCggagaattcacacaggagaaCGTCCTTTTTCCTGCtcggagtgtgggaaaagtttcatTTTTAAATCAAACTATCTCGCCCACCAaagaattcacactggtgagcgACCTTTCtcttgttcagaatgtgggaaaacgtTCATTCAGAAAGGCCACCTTATTGCACACGAAAGATCTCACACCAATGTGCGTTGTTTCTCctgctctgagtgtgggaaagtttTTAGTGCTAAAATATATCTTAGTAGACACCAGCGAGTTCACACCGGTGAGCGTCCTTTTTCATGCtcggagtgtgggaaaagtttcacTGAAAAAAGAGGCCTTTTGAAACACCAGAAAACCCACACAGGCGAGCGGCCCTATGTATGTTTAGAATGCGGAAAAGGTTTCATCGATAAATCGGCTCTTCCTAAACACCAGAAAATTCACACTGGCGAGAGACCATTTGTatgttcagtgtgtgggaaaGGATTTATTGCCAATGCAGACCTTCTTACCcaccagagaattcacactggtgagaggcctttttcatgttcagactgtgggaaatgtttcaatcaTAAAGGTGCCCTTGttagacaccagagaattcacacaggcgTTTTTCCGTttgtatgttcagagtgtgggaaagggttcTTTCAGAAGAAGGGCCTTACTAATCACCAAATGACTCACACAGTTTAA